A genomic segment from Nicotiana tabacum cultivar K326 chromosome 9, ASM71507v2, whole genome shotgun sequence encodes:
- the LOC107779075 gene encoding ACT domain-containing protein ACR4 — protein sequence MDNWSSSFTVDDEFKKLVLRMNPPRVTVDNTSDKKTTLIKVDSANKRGSLLEVVQVLTDLNLIIRRAYISSDGEWFMDVFHVTDQYGNKLSEDNVAERIQQSLGPRGRSFRSMERSVGVQSAAEHTTIELTGRDRPGLLSEIFAVLADHKNNVVAAEVWTHNSRMASVVYITDEESGLAITDPDRLAKIRKLLLYVLKGDRDRRGANTAVSVGSTHTERRLHQMMYADRDYDKDDTSCVSVDQRKPMVTVESCADKGYTVVNLRCADRPKLLFDAVCTLTDMQYVVYHATIIAEGPEASQEYYIRHMDGCPVSSEAERQRVIHCLEAAVKRRTSTGIRLELCGDDRIGLLSDVTRIFRENGLSVSRAEVMTKGSQAINVFYVTDASGSPVKTETIEAVRNEIGMTILRVRDDLYSNSTPQQTARFSLGNIFRSRSEKFLYNLGLTKSYS from the exons ATGGATAACTGGTCTTCTTCTTTCACTGTTGATGATGAATTCAAGAAGCTTGTCCTCCGAATGAACCCCCCAAG GGTTACTGTTGATAATACTTCTGACAAGAAAACTACTTTGATCAAG GTAGATAGTGCAAATAAAAGAGGAAGCTTGTTAGAAGTGGTTCAGGTTCTTACTGATTTGAACCTTATAATCAGGAGAGCTTATATATCTTCTGATGGGGAATGGTTTATGGATG TATTTCATGTTACTGATCAATATGGAAATAAGCTCTCTGAAGATAATGTTGCCGAACGTATTCAGCAG TCACTGGGACCGAGGGGCCGCAGCTTCCGGTCTATGGAAAGATCTGTAGGTGTTCAATCTGCAGCAGAGCACACAACCATTGAACTGACGGGGCGAGACAGACCAGGATTGCTTTCAGAGATCTTTGCTGTTCTCGCCGACCATAAAAATAATGTTGTAGCAGCAGAAGTATGGACTCATAATTCAAGAATGGCTTCGGTTGTTTACATAACTGATGAAGAAAGTGGATTAGCAATAACTGATCCTGATAGGCTTGCCAAAATCAGGAAACTTCTGTTGTATGTTCTAAAAGGAGATAGAGATAGGCGAGGCGCCAATACAGCAGTTTCCGTTGGTTCCACTCATACTGAAAGGAGGCTACATCAAATGATGTATGCTGATCGTGATTATGATAAAGATGATACAAGTTGTGTGTCAGTTGACCAGAGGAAGCCCATGGTAACCGTAGAAAGTTGTGCAGATAAAGGCTATACCGTCGTAAATTTGAGATGTGCAGACCGTCCGAAGCTGCTCTTTGATGCAGTGTGCACATTAACAGATATGCAATATGTGGTGTATCATGCTACCATTATTGCTGAAGGACCTGAGGCTTCTCAG GAATATTACATTAGGCATATGGACGGGTGCCCCGTTAGTTCTGAAGCGGAGAGGCAACGTGTAATACACTGCTTAGAGGCAGCGGTCAAGAGGAGAACTTCTACG GGAATAAGACTGGAATTATGTGGAGATGACAGAATCGGGCTTCTATCTGATGTGACTCGCATATTTAGGGAGAACGGTCTTTCTGTTTCCCGGGCTGAGGTCATGACGAAGGGCTCGCAAGCTATTAACGTGTTTTATGTGACTGATGCATCAGGGAGTCCAGTTAAAACTGAAACGATTGAGGCAGTCCGGAACGAAATAGGTATGACTATTCTTCGAGTCAGGGACGATCTCTACTCGAATTCAACACCACAGCAAACTGCCAGGTTCTCTTTAGGTAACATATTTAGATCAAGATCAGAGAAATTTCTCTACAACTTGGGATTAACAAAGTCATATTCATGA
- the LOC142164018 gene encoding uncharacterized protein LOC142164018, with protein MDKFLIRSNIGQSSSNGSSQPSVSSNIAPEIQRGTIFSPPSNVDSVLQLESPNTNPKERIPNFQYAPNNRDEVRRHYIQKGLVNRVVMLSLKLNLGTKCNELESRSNVGDAFTKNGFKDWNKGAERLRIHVGEVSSIHHKCFNRIHDLINHEQSIQSSFHKQSEKAKNDHRIHLNTSVDVVRFLLRNGLSFRGHDESEHSEDIFLELLEFHGDKHSDVGNVILHKAPKNDMMICPAIQKNIVGACAKEPIKAIIKDLDYGFFRILVDESKDISYKEQMALVIQYVNKRGELTLVALSKKHLELLRQHQVEKLEELLKSGKILIGQGLNQERGLQRPGDTCWSSHFKILENFLIIFSFIVNVLQDIQQDSHLSLDRFAAKNLLGNIQEFEFVFLLHLMFKMLLLTNELNKALQKKDQDIINAMRFLDLAKIRLPTMRESEFEFLMNEVYSFCSKHDIMIPKMDEDYPRSK; from the exons ATGGATAAATTTTTGATCAGGTCAAACATTGGCCAATCAAGTTCCAATGGTAGTAGTCAGCCTTCTGTTAGTTCGAATATAGCTCCTGAAATCCAAAGAGGGACAATCTTTTCCCCTCCTTCAAATGTTGATAGTGTTCTTCAGTTAGAATCTCCCAATACAAATCCCAAAGAAAGAATACCGAATTTTCAGTATGCCCCTAATAACCGGGATGAAGTGAGGAGACATTATATTCAAAAAGGGCTTGTCAATCGAGTGGTCATGCTTTCCCTAAAACTAAATTTGGGAACAAAATGC AATGAACTTGAAAGTCGCAGTAATGTAGGGGATGCATTTACAAAAAATGGTTTTAAGGATTGGAACAAGGGTGCGGAAAGACTTAGAATTCATGTCGGGGAAGTAAGTAGTATCCATCACAAATGTTTTAATAGGATACACGATTTGATAAATCATGAACAATcgattcaatcttcttttcacaAGCAAAGTGAGAAAGCAAAAAATGATCATCGGATACACTTAAATACCTCGGTTGATGTGGTAAGATTTCTCTTAAGAAATGGATTGTCATTTCGTGGTCATGATGAAAGTGAACATTCCGAAGACATTTTTCTTGAACTTTTGGAATTTCATGGGGATAAGCATTCGGATGTGGGAAATGTCATATTACATAAAGCTCCAAAAAATGATATGATGATTTGTCCAGCAATTCAAAAGAATATTGTGGGTGCTTGTGCTAAAGAACCAATTAAAGCTATAATCAAAGATTTAGATTATGGCTTTTTTAGGATATTGGTTGATGAATCTAAGGACATCTCATATAAAGAGCAAATGGCCCTAGTTATACAATATGTTAACAAAAGAGGAGAG TTGACACTTGTAGCTCTTTCCAAAAAGCATCT GGAATTACTTCGACAACACCAAGTAGAGAAGTTGGAAGAATTACTTAAATCTGGAAAAATACTTATCGGGCAAGGGTTGAATCAAGAACGTGGCCTCCAAAGACCGGGTGATACTTGTTGGAGTTCGCATTTTAAGATCTTGGAAAATTTCttgattatattttcttttattgttaatGTGCTTCAAGATATACAACAAGATAGTCATCTTTCTCTTGATAGATTTGCAGCAAAAAATCTTTTGGGTAATATTCAAGAAtttgaatttgtgtttttattgCACTTGATGTTCAAGATGTTGCTTCTTACAAATGAATTGAACAAAGCTTTACAAAAGAAAGATCAAGACATAATCAATGCTATGAGGTTTCTTGACCTTGCAAAGATAAGATTGCCGACTATGAGAGAAAGTGAATTCGAGTTCTTGATGAATGAAGTTTACTCGTTCTGTAGTAAACATGATATTATGATCCCCAAAATGGATGAAGACTATCCAAGATCGAAATGA